A window of Rhinatrema bivittatum chromosome 2, aRhiBiv1.1, whole genome shotgun sequence contains these coding sequences:
- the MAFF gene encoding transcription factor MafF, with protein MDGISAKALKVKQEMGENTPVLSDEELMNMTVRELNHHLRGLSKEEVVRLKQRRRTLKNRGYAASCRVKRVSQKEELEKQKIDLEQEVEKLARENSTMKLELDALRAKYEALQNFARTVAHSPITPAKVATTSVITIVKSTGSVPSNQATYS; from the exons ATGGATGGGATATCAGCTAAAGCCTTAAAG GTGAAGCAAGAGATGGGGGAGAACACACCCGTCCTGTCTGATGAGGAGTTGATGAACATGACAGTCCGCGAGCTCAACCATCACCTTCGTGGGCTCTCCAAAGAAGAGGTTGTGCGGCTGAAGCAACGCCGGCGGACCCTGAAGAACCGGGGCTATGCTGCCAGCTGCCGGGTTAAacgggtctcccagaaagaggaactggagaagcagaAGATAGAtctggagcaggaggtggagAAACTGGCCCGAGAGAACTCCACTATGAAGCTAGAGCTTGATGCGCTTCGTGCCAAATATGAGGCACTGCAGAACTTTGCACGCACGGTTGCTCACAGCCCTATCACACCTGCCAAGGTGGCTACCACCAGCGTCATCACCATTGTCAAATCCACAGGCAGCGTCCCTTCCAACCAAGCCACCTATTCCTAG